The window atattctgagtgattccttgcccgagaggcctttttatgatgttttcactgatttcactcttttTTTAAATAAGCCTCCGTTTGATATACTGCTAAGTATTTGATTCCAAATATTTAAACTGGAAATGTGATTTTTAAACGGAAACTGATTTTAAATTGTAAAGATGACCTGATATTCTGTTGATTATCCagttatgtatttttgaactgctggtcactactttcagtccttttttactctagttacttactaagttggcgtactcatgttagtccctgcaccttgtgtgcagatctaggtgcccgaGCGGCCGAGTGAGGCTTTTAGCTGTTTCAGTAGTtgacggagacttcaaggtagctgcatggcgtccgcagccctgttcTCTCCTTCTGATATTATTATCTTTCCGCATTTGCTAGACTATTGATGTATTAggtattcagacttgtattagaggcactagactcgtgacaccagatagtTGGAGCTGTGTAGCTATTGTTAGTTTTGACCTTTCGCATATTTCTATTGTTTAACGCTTATAATGACTTCAGTATTTAAAACTTGTGTTAGGAAATAACTTAAATGTTAAAGGAAAGTGGGtcgtggttagttgattggttgacttgcctagtaatgtgatgggcgccatcacgaccggtatttggggttgtgacaggtaggtatattcctatcctaaccgcgaaatctttccccgagccatgggttcagaaacaagctctctctaattctactctaatctaaatacggctttcccaagcatagcatagatagtaaatagaactcaactgtTGGCCAAATGATTAAGCAATTATGCATTTAATTAGAAAAACAACTAAAGATGATAACTCGAATTAAtggtaatataattaataaacttcaatattcatgacaaccacaacccTAAATGCGGAGTTTAGCTCCACGTAGACATGGTAACAAAATAACAATTCATCCAAAGAAACCTAAAGATTACTGCGTTTGATGGAAGAGAGATGGAATCTGATGAATTCCGACCTTCACGGCAGCTCCATGCTCTCCCTAGGTCTAGAGTATGTCTAAAGTTCGAAAATAACGTTTTTTCATGCATTTATAGCAAGTAGGGTTGGGCCTAGACAAAATGTCCCTTTCCTAGCCtaaataggaaaacttgcaaacttattgcTTTTCATGAGCCGCACTAGTGCCTTTTCCTGTCAGATAAAAAAATCCACTTTCTGAACTTTAGAAATTTCTGACATAAAATTACACTAATGCCTCGCACTGTGCGTCGCACAGTGCCTCGCACTAGTGCATTTCAGCAGTTGCTTCTTCCTTTAATTTTGACATCCAGAATTGATCCTCGACCCtcgaacgcgatcccggcttaatcctttgagcttttactcagacttcaaagctccaaatagctcgaattcattccataacatctacatagatcagaacactcctacaaggcataaaacacgcaattagtgcaaaatactagcgattaaagctcaaactcaattaaagtataGTTAATTAGAGTATAATAAGTGACTAAAAGACGTAATTATAGCCCGCCATCAAAGATCACAGTATTGGTCCTAACGACCCTTAAAGGAGATTGCTCGGATCAGATCTAtccaggagacttgaggtagagcctGCACGACGTTCACAATTCCTAAAGTcctattttatcttatttttaatgTTTATCTCTTTTGGAACAATTATATTTCATTTCAGATtatatttgtagtattctagttattcatgtacttgtgactccggaTTTCTGGGATAAATCTAGATCTTGTTACTTATGGATTTATATATGTAATTCAGAGTATTTCAATCGTTAATTATTAATGTTCtacttttaaattgttaaaattagTTAATTCTTCAGCTAATGTtgcttgcttagcaagtgaacGTTAGACGCCATCACTGTCCCATGGTTGGAATTTCGGGTTGTGATAGTAGAAAGTGGAATAtctaataacaacaataacaaacccaatgaaatcccacaagtggggtctggggaggataatgtatacccataccttacccctaccttatgaaggTAGAGAGGTCGTTTTAGATAGACATTCGGCtcaagaaatgataaaagaaaaaagtaacAATAATAGGATAAGATAATAAGTAAagtaaagcaaaagaaacaaaatacagTACTACAATTCTGCGGATAAGAAATTACGAGACTAATACTAATATAATTGGCATGAAAAAGAGACACACTCGATTACCTACTAAACTTGTACTCTAATTCTCGACTCATACTCTCCTATCAAGGATCATGTCTTCGGTAAGATGGATCTACGCGATGTCCTGCATAATCACCTCTCTGTAAGTACGTattaggcctacctctacctcttctcagaCCCACCATGACCAACCTCTTGCACCTCCTTACTAGGTATTTGTACATTTCCTCTTCATATGCCTAAGTGATCTAAGTCTCGCTTTCCACATCTTATTCACCACGGAGGCCACTCCCACTTTAtttcgaatatcttcatttctaatatTATCTCTCatggtatgcccacacatccatctcaatatcTCAGTACATCAATTACCGGGGAAATAACGAGATTGAAAAGTAGGATAATATCACAATTGCAATTCAAACTTGTGAGTTAAGATGGTTTTTAACCATCTATGTCCATTGTATGAAGGTTTTATTATGTTAAGGGAATTCTTTAATgtaatatatacattttgtattcACTTTATTTGCACgatatgaaaataataaagacaACCTacttaaatctttttttttattgcATGTAGCTCCGTTCGTATACGTACAATTTATAAGCACAAGTAATTGATAAACATGCTAAGGCTAGGAcagattaccaaaaggaaaaaaaaaactaacagtACCTAATTTTTTTGCAACGCCGATGCATGAAATCTTATTAAATTTCTTGCAGCGTTTCACATTCGAAAATTCTTTGAAGTATTTGTTAacgatatagttctgattgatgtgGTACGAGACAGTGTTAATGATATGCTGAAGGTTTAAAAATATGCCCTTAAGTCTAAGGTTTTCAAGTTGAGCAAGACTAAAACAGAGtatttggagtgcaagttcaataTTGAGTCGGGGGAAGTGGGCATGGACGTGAAGCTTTgatcacaagtcatccccaagaaaaGTAATTCTAAGTACCTGGTGTCGATTATCCAGGGGGACGGAGAGATCGATGAGGACATCActcaccgtataggggtgggatGGATAAAATGGAGGTTAGCATCAGGAGTCCTGTGTgtcaagaaagtgccaccgttactcaAAGGCAAGTTCTATAGAACTGTGGTTAGACCGACCATGTTGTATGTGGCAGAGTGTTGGCTGGTTAAGAACTCTCATATCCAGAATTTGAAAGTgacagaaatgaggatgttgaggtggatgtgcgggcatactaggatagataagattagaaatAAAGTTATCCGGGAGAAGGTGGCGTGGCTCCTATGGATGACAAGATCCGGGAAgcaaggctcagatggttcgggcacatgcGGGGAGGAGCCCTGATGCTCCGGTGAGGAGATGTGAGAGTTTGGCTTTGGCaagtacgagaagaggtagagggcgacctaagaagtattagggagaggtgatcagaccgGACATGGCGTTGCtgcagattttcgaggacatgacccttgataggaaggtgtagaggtcgagcattagggttgtaggttaggacgTAGTCGAGTCCGGGGGTGAGGCTAGTTCGATAGGATTGGCCTTAAACTGCTAGTGGTTAATATTGTGTTCACACTATCCTTCCGTTTTTCATAGCATCGAagcttattttctgattttgttatttcatttcaactattttcatgtttttatgatGCTGTTATTATTTCTTTAGTTTCTGTTTGATGGTATTAATATATTGTCCCTTTCCTTCTCTGCTCGTCTTCTTCGTTTTCTTGAGCCAatggtctttcggaaacaacctctctatttcTTCAGaataggagtaaggtctgcgtacacactacactCCCCAGAATTCCATTTATGAAATTTTACCGGGTCATCGTTGTTGTTTTTCTTCCTAAGTATTTGTTAATGTTCCAATAgagttcaaatgaaaactttaCAAAATGCACAAGTTTTAAATGATTGGACAATGCTATCAAAACTCCAAGGAATCTACATTATTTTCTGTTGCTAACAGGGTATAGTGGGAATTGAGTTAGATAATTGAAAATTCGAATTCATACTCTTGGGTCTTGGACTATATATAGTTGACGATAGTCGATAAATATGCTGACATTTGTCACACCCTTGATTGAAAGACAGAAACCTAATATGTGCTAATCAATTCTTAAATCTGACTGAAACAGACAAATAACGAAACGAAACAAAACAGCAAGAGACCAAGATTGTGATATGCGTAACCCAATAAATCCTTAACTTAAGCAACACTCCACCCTACACTCCCAAGTGTACATTAGCaatttcaaaattaatatttACGTACATAAACTTCTTTAGTGCTTAATTCAATTCTGTCCCTGTAATCTCTGATTCTGTTAAATGTTATCCTTCATTATTTGATCAGTTTATACTCTTGCAATTAGTATATTATttgtctttgttattaattaaagTTTAACATGAAATCGGCGAACTCTACATTTTTCAAAAAGATACGGCCACTGTAAAAAAATATTAAGACATTTTCATGCCAGAAGTTTAATGAAAATTGCTAATTTCGAATAGTAAACAGCAAATATTCACTTGTTCCCCTGAGATAAATTACAGGTAAGGTAAGTATATTGTTTAGCAACTACTATTCTTAAAACCTCTGCGCAGACATAAACATACGTGGCAACGAAATCCTCGTCCACGTCATCATCTGGTACTGTTTCCCCTAACCTTAACTTTATCATCACCACCAAACCCCAAAAATTGTGTCCCCTTCCCCCAATTCCCCCTCCCCTCATAATTCTCTAGGGTTTCCACTTCATTTCCAATAATTCAACAACCATGGGTTCACTCGCCGATCCCGGCGAACTCGACTCGGTGGCGCCGTCGCCGAGTTTCGACGACTTCCAGCGCCAAACTTCCTTAATGACAAGCTGCACTCTCCTCTGGAAAGAGCTCTCCGATCACTTCACTTCACTCGAACAAGACATCCTCAAGAAATCCGAAGCCTTAAAAGCTAAAATCCAAACCCTAGATTCCGAAACCAAAGCTTCCCTCGACGTCCTTGAAAAACGCGAGAATTCAATGAACGTTTCACTCTCAATTTCTCTTCAGAAGGTTCTCGAAAACAAGCAAGCTGCTATTTTAGCCCTAGGTGAGGGTGCAGAACAACCCGAAGTCGATGACTCTACTGGATTGTATCTAAAATTGAAGAGCTTTTGTGTTAAGATGGATTCTAGAAGCTTCTGGAGGTTTTTAATTGTAAAAAAGAAGGATTTGGATTCACTTAGGGTTGAAATACCGAAAGCATTAGGAGACTGCGTGGATCCGCCGAGGTTCGTGTTGGAATCGATATCCGAGGTGTTTCCAGAGGATAAAAGGCCCAACCCAACCCTTGATTTGGGCTGGGCCTGTGTTTTGATGTTGGAGTCTTTGATTCCAGTTATGATGGACCCGGTTTTGGGAAATGAGAGGAAATTGGTGACGCCGAGTGTTAAGGATAAGGCCAATGATATAGCGGAGATATGGAAGAGGAGCTTGGATGAAAGAGGAGGGATTGAGAATGTTAAGACGCCCGATGTGCATACTTTCTTGCAGCATTTGGTAACTTTTGGGATAGTGAAGGATGAGGATTTTGATTTGTACAGGAAACTTGTTGTTGGGTCTGCTTGGAGGAAACAGATGCCTAAATTGGCCGTCTCTCTTGGACTTGGTGATAAAATGCCTggtaatttttttttgtgttatgttatattattttgttcatattattgcTTTGGCTTGAGAAATAGGAGTAATTTCCCAAAAAAGCTAGGTGATTTTTCCACATCTGTCCAAGCATTGGTAAGAGCTACCCGGTGCCTCTGCTTGGTAAGAGCGACCCGGTGCCTCTGCTGGTGGGAGATAGCACTACCTagtggaatagtcgaggtgcaCACAAAATGGCCCCACACCTCTCTCATAAAAAGAGAGGAGTACTTTGTCTTTCATAGTCTTATAATTTGATGAAATAAGCCCAAGTTAAGCGAAATAAATAGTGAGGGACTAGCTGTTTTTGGTGTGGTTGGTCTTCTGTTCAGGCGGACAAGGTTAACATGTCGTAAGTAAATTTTTGGGGAATTTTACCTGTGCTTGTGACTTTTGAGTAGGTCTGCAGTTGAAAGGTCTAGTTAATTTGGAAGGTTAGGTGCTTAGTTGCTTTAACTTGAGAGATCATTTTGCTGTTTACCCTTTTTATTCATATCCGTGGTTGAGTTCGTTGTGGGATGTGTTCGTGGAGCTAAATTGGACTACTTTCTACTGATATCGACTATAGGTGTTAGAAAATCTTATTTATAAGGTCCAATGTCAGATCAGAGAAGTGTATCTTTGCAAAGGATGTATTGTACTCCTTGTTTGAATTGCAGAGCAGCTTCAACAGGTGTCTCCTTGCTAGTCGCAGGCTAAATGGTCTTTTATTTTATGCTAATATGTTTTGCTAATTTGAGAGCATTTGTTGGGGGAGTGCAGTGGATTGGAGCTCTGAGATTTAGCTTTTTCCTAATAATAAGAGTCCTGTTTGATATGTGTTCTTTCATGGCTGGTCATCTCCTTGTTCTGGTGACTTAGTTTATATTTTTGTGCTCAAGTTTGAATTCTGTATTTTCTGAAGTAAACATCTAAAAAAAGTGCAGTTGTCTTAGCAGAGGTAACCTAATGTTTTGAGGTTACTGTAAGCCACATGGTGTAGAAGGGATTTATGTTGTTGCCATGCTTAGTTTGAAACTCTTTTTAGCATCAACACTTCCTTGTCCACGCATCCAGCATCTTCTCATTTGATGTGCGTTTTCCTTGCTTATACTGTGGAAGtacaatatatttttttggcaatAGGTAGGATTATCCGACTAGAAGTGGAAAATATTAATATGTAGATGATATATTGGTTATATGGAATTTGTCTTGGGATGAAATACTAGAAACAAATTATATCTTGTGATTGAGGCGTAGTTGAAATGAACCGTGGAAGCAAAGGGGCACTAGAATAAGCCTCATGCCCCAACAGTTATTGTTGGCGTACTTTGTGTTGGATCATTGAAAAAGAACACTATGGGGAGCATGTTGACTACATGATCTAAATCTAATCTTCCTAGGAGAGTACTTTTTGCTTATGTGCACGAACCTACATTTAGGATCTTTCAGTGCATCCCCTATTTTTCCTATCTAGTTGCTTTCATATTTGTACGCCATGTTAATTGTTTTGTTTGTCTGTAGGTATGTTGGGTAGTAAGTTTAAGGATTCTCACAGTACCTTATATGTGTTTAGTTCATATTTGTCTATGTTACTCCAACAAATTATTTTTGGTATGTAAGCTTACTGTTGTATGCTCTTCTTGTCTGCAGAAATGATTGAAGAATTAATCAGCCGAGGACAGCAAGTTGATGCCGTACATTTCACTTATGAAGTTGGACTTGCTGATAGGTTTCCTCCTGTTCCCCTTCTGAAAGCTTATCTAAAAGATGCGAAAAAAGCTGCTACTGCAATTCTGGAAGACCCAAATAATTCTGGTCGATCTGCGGTATCATCCAATTCTTTTTCTCCTGTTATGTATATTTTCATCCAGCTTTCCTGTATCTTGTTTAAATCTTTTCTCCACATTGTCTCAACTGTCTTGTTCTACGTTGGTGGTAGTTGGCAATATCTGTCCTGACTCTCTTTCTGCTATGCTCTCCCTGCCTGTGAATGCAGCCAGGTTCAGTCATTTTTTTTTGGGGGATAAATATTGGGTGCTCAGTTTTGCCAAGATTTGCatattttccctttgttcttggaGAGGGTCTAGACATAgtcagaacaacaacaacaacaacaacaacataccagtAATATCCCACACTGTCACGGTGTCTGTGAAGGtgcccctaccttgtgaggatagagaggctgtttccaatagacagAAGTGTTGCCCTAATCATTTGACCTAATGTTGGAAGAAACTTTAGTTTCTCTCATGCCATTTATGTACCGATGTGCTCATACATTTCATGCCATAGAGCTCTAAATTCAAATGGTCATTGATAATTCGGAACTTTACTGCTGTTATGGTGTATGCAATTCCAGTACATTAAGTTCATTGTGACAAAGGCGCATATCATTGTATGGACGATGAAAAACTATATGATTATTCCAATTTTACTTATTAATTACTTTTGCATGTTTAACAGCATCTAGCTGCAAAGAAAGAGCAATCAGCGATTCGTTCTGTCCTTAAGTGTATTGAAGAATACAAGCTTGAGGCTGAATTCCCTCCAGAAAACCTTAAAAAGCAGCTTGAGCAGTCGGAGAAGCCGAAGAATGAGAAAAAGAGGCCAGCTGCTGTACCAGCAAATAAAAGAACGAGAGCCAGTAATGTTGGTCCTATGCCTCCTGCTAAGGCAGGCCGTTCAACAAATGCCTATGTCTCATCTTTCCCAGTAGCCCCGGCATTTGTTAGGTCTCCCTCACACACCCAATACCCTGCTGCAGTTCCAGCATATGCTGCACCACCTGCCATCTACGGTAACAGGAGCCCGCCTTATCCTTACTCTCCAGAAGCTGCCCCATATCCAGGCACCCCAGTGAACTACTCTCCAGGCACCCCAGTGAACTACTCTCCATATGGTGGCTATGGCAATGGGATGGCCCCAGCTTACCAGCAAGTTTACTACCGATAGACATAACTGGCTCTAAACTGGTGACAACTGATATCATGACCCAATCTGAATTTCTTTTTATATGGTTTGTAATCAGTAATCACTAACCTTTAATGGTAGCTTTATGTGTGTGTTAATTCCTAATTCTGACTTTTATCCTGCTTTGTTGCTTTGCAAATAGCAGGCTGTATTTCTGATATTAATTGAATGTGTAGTATTAAGTGGTTGTGAAAATTAATCAATATGCTAAAACGACTATTAGGTGTTAGTGGGAATGACTAGTGAATACCCGGAAATGACTTTAATCTGTTTGAgaattttaattccctagtaacaGCCGATGATGCTGAATATATGCTGTGTCCTAAAAGAATTCTGTTGCATACAATCTTTGAGAATAGATACATGAGACCGATGGTTTACTATTCTCTCATTCTTTTGATCAGAACAGTTTGAGTTGTTACTGTCCGATTATAGTAACTCAACGGATGGTTTTGAAGTGTCGGCCTCTGGTGAATAGATTGGTTCATTGTTGCTTCTTCATGCGATGTCTGCCACAAGCAGATAACGAAGATGATAACCTCTCGGTTATTCTCTTTTTCCCCAATGTATTTGCCAGTTGCCTTTCGAGCCTTCTAAATCTTTCTTAAAGAATATCCCCAACTGTAATGTTGCAGTTCTTTATGTTTTATCGTTTCCAACTTCATGACTTGGTTAGTCTGATCATTTCCAACATAGTAACTTCTCTGGCAGTGACATGCTTGGTAAGTTTGAACCATGGGAATTGGGAATATGCTGTAAGTCGGGAGGATCATCTTGGGTCTACTTCATCCTTTCATGAAATTGCATGCGTGAATTAGGAGAGAAAACAGGACAAAATAAATGAGAGAGCATGTGTGTGCGTGTGATACACAATACTGTGTATTAAAGTTTGCACAAACACCATATCTGTCCGGCATGAGAAGTGTATCCGTAACATAGCATTTCAGTTGCCCACAAATTATTCGGCACGATACCTCGCAGAGTCGGAATCAATCAAATAACATTCAAGTAGCTTAGTTCTTTTTGTTTATGGACTCGGTTTATTTCGATATCGTCTCAGTTTCTGGAGGCTCGACTGTTTTGTTTAAAGATTAAAGATGTATGAATGTTAATGCATATCTAACTATTAAACTAATGTCTCTAAATGTGAAGATTGGTTTTAGTTTTATATGACTATTTAAAGTTtagattaaaataattaaatacacTTTATAATTAGCTATAATGTTAGTTGGTAATGATGGGTGTGAAAGGGCAAACTGGTGGTGATAATAATTGATGGAGGAGGCTAGCAGTGGTTGTCGTACAATGATGGCTAGTAATGATTGTGAAGTGGAAGAAGCGGGTGCTGGTGGAAGTGGCAGACGTAGGTGGTGGTTGGCACAAGTGATAGTTTGTACAGTGGTAGTTGTACAATAAAAGTGGAGGAAAAATTGGTTTTCATAAAAAATTTAAGTGAGCGTCTTAATAATCTGGATAAGTAAGACAGGTAAGACCTATTCAGAGCAAATAAATGACTGCCAACAAGTGTACAGCGTACTCAATGAGCAAAGGTCTGAATCATTTAGGTCCAAACCTTTATTAAGTGAAAATAAATAGGGGATAAGACTCTCCACCTTATCTTGGTAGCAAGTTTCAATTTTCTTCGAGATCAAAATTATTCTCCTCTGGACTCGCAAAGCATCGGAACCTTAGTGATGGATTTTTGCAAATTTTGTTTTATAGGGCCGTTTTACCTTCACCAATTTTTATGTAAAAATAGCACGTGCTatccagttttcggactggtcattcaaaaatagtcagcgtttgcaaaatcattgaaaata of the Nicotiana tabacum cultivar K326 chromosome 7, ASM71507v2, whole genome shotgun sequence genome contains:
- the LOC107784774 gene encoding FRIGIDA-like protein 4a, translating into MGSLADPGELDSVAPSPSFDDFQRQTSLMTSCTLLWKELSDHFTSLEQDILKKSEALKAKIQTLDSETKASLDVLEKRENSMNVSLSISLQKVLENKQAAILALGEGAEQPEVDDSTGLYLKLKSFCVKMDSRSFWRFLIVKKKDLDSLRVEIPKALGDCVDPPRFVLESISEVFPEDKRPNPTLDLGWACVLMLESLIPVMMDPVLGNERKLVTPSVKDKANDIAEIWKRSLDERGGIENVKTPDVHTFLQHLVTFGIVKDEDFDLYRKLVVGSAWRKQMPKLAVSLGLGDKMPEMIEELISRGQQVDAVHFTYEVGLADRFPPVPLLKAYLKDAKKAATAILEDPNNSGRSAHLAAKKEQSAIRSVLKCIEEYKLEAEFPPENLKKQLEQSEKPKNEKKRPAAVPANKRTRASNVGPMPPAKAGRSTNAYVSSFPVAPAFVRSPSHTQYPAAVPAYAAPPAIYGNRSPPYPYSPEAAPYPGTPVNYSPGTPVNYSPYGGYGNGMAPAYQQVYYR